From Echinicola jeungdonensis, the proteins below share one genomic window:
- the hemN gene encoding oxygen-independent coproporphyrinogen III oxidase yields MISKQLLKKYDVAVPRYTSYPTVPLWEDNLNEALWIQKVQKAYQDFGCNEGITLYIHLPFCESLCTYCGCNKRITKNHQNEGPYIQGIIKEWEQYLKVLPEKPKLAGIHLGGGTPTFFSPENLRKMISFIRESSTVLPHAEFSFEGHPNNTTMGHLKSLNQLGFDRVSYGIQDLNPLVQKTINRIQPLEKVIEATGNARKAGFKAINFDLIYGLPHQTVKTIKETVDAIAPLKPERIAFYSYAHVPTVFPAQRSFEAHLPMKDQKRELYETGKRLLEDLGYIEIGMDHFSLKEDTLYQAQQKQGLHRNFMGYTTQPSKMLLGLGNSAISDVYYAYAQNTKDIDLYLEQTNLNHLSISRGHLMNHLDIEIRQTILDLMCHYQTPLEYLTCSRATISDLEDLADDGLVILSRGKVQVTELGKPFIRNICAAFDQRMHDQRMRKFMFSKAI; encoded by the coding sequence ATGATATCAAAACAACTGTTAAAAAAATATGATGTGGCTGTTCCTCGGTACACCAGCTACCCTACTGTTCCACTTTGGGAGGACAATCTGAATGAAGCTTTATGGATACAAAAAGTCCAAAAGGCATATCAGGATTTTGGCTGTAATGAGGGCATTACTTTATATATCCATCTTCCCTTCTGTGAGAGCCTTTGTACCTATTGTGGATGTAATAAAAGAATTACCAAAAACCACCAAAATGAGGGTCCCTATATTCAGGGCATAATAAAAGAATGGGAACAGTACCTGAAGGTCCTGCCAGAAAAGCCCAAATTAGCAGGAATTCATTTGGGAGGAGGTACACCCACTTTCTTTTCTCCTGAAAATCTTCGGAAGATGATTTCATTTATCAGGGAAAGCTCCACGGTATTACCCCATGCGGAATTTAGTTTTGAGGGCCATCCCAACAACACCACCATGGGGCACCTCAAATCCCTCAATCAACTTGGTTTTGATAGGGTGAGCTATGGGATCCAGGATTTAAACCCATTGGTCCAAAAGACCATCAACCGGATCCAACCCCTGGAAAAAGTAATAGAGGCCACAGGCAATGCCAGAAAGGCCGGGTTCAAAGCCATTAATTTTGACCTGATATATGGCCTTCCCCATCAAACGGTCAAAACTATTAAGGAAACCGTTGATGCCATTGCACCGCTAAAGCCTGAAAGGATTGCTTTCTATAGCTATGCCCATGTTCCCACGGTTTTCCCTGCCCAAAGGAGCTTTGAAGCCCATTTGCCCATGAAAGACCAAAAAAGAGAATTGTACGAAACGGGAAAAAGATTATTAGAGGACCTGGGATATATAGAAATAGGCATGGATCATTTTTCCCTAAAGGAGGATACTCTTTACCAGGCACAGCAAAAACAGGGATTGCATCGTAACTTTATGGGCTATACCACCCAGCCTTCCAAAATGCTTTTGGGATTGGGCAATAGTGCCATCAGTGATGTGTATTATGCCTATGCCCAAAACACCAAGGATATAGACTTGTATTTGGAACAAACCAATTTAAACCACCTTTCCATCAGCAGAGGCCATTTGATGAACCATTTGGACATTGAAATCCGGCAGACCATTTTGGATTTAATGTGCCATTACCAAACTCCTCTGGAATACCTAACCTGCAGCAGGGCTACCATTTCCGATTTGGAAGACCTGGCTGATGATGGGTTGGTAATCCTTTCCAGGGGAAAAGTGCAAGTCACAGAATTAGGGAAACCATTTATTAGAAATATCTGTGCGGCATTTGACCAAAGGATGCATGATCAGCGAATGCGGAAATTTATGTTTAGCAAAGCCATTTAA